Proteins encoded by one window of Mycoplasma capricolum subsp. capricolum ATCC 27343:
- the rpmA gene encoding 50S ribosomal protein L27, whose product MRFLLGLQYFASKKGVGSTKNGRDSESKRLGAKKSDGQFTNAGSIIYRQRGTKIHPGLNVGRGGDDTLFALISGIVKYEKFGKNRTRVSVIPN is encoded by the coding sequence CGTTTTTTATTAGGTTTGCAATATTTTGCTTCTAAAAAAGGAGTTGGATCAACTAAAAATGGTCGTGATTCAGAATCTAAACGTTTAGGAGCTAAAAAATCTGATGGTCAATTCACTAACGCTGGTTCAATAATTTATAGACAAAGAGGAACTAAAATTCATCCCGGTTTAAACGTTGGACGTGGTGGAGATGATACTTTATTTGCTTTAATTTCTGGTATTGTTAAATATGAAAAATTTGGAAAAAATCGTACTAGAGTAAGTGTTATTCCTAACTAA